The following proteins are co-located in the Dietzia timorensis genome:
- a CDS encoding division/cell wall cluster transcriptional repressor MraZ, whose amino-acid sequence MDSTDTPVSTDEREPVFVGYGTYRPRLDDKGRLTIPAKFRAPLEDGLVVCNWFTNALSVFPEDEFNALVKKIRPTANRSARHMAFYRILVSGADVQQLDKQGRISIPSGQRGYAGLDRDCVVNGLGERLEVWDATAWDRYNEENLPAFSEMEGASLGIEF is encoded by the coding sequence GTGGATTCCACCGACACGCCTGTCTCCACGGATGAGCGGGAACCCGTTTTCGTCGGGTACGGGACGTACCGCCCCAGGCTCGACGACAAGGGACGACTGACAATCCCGGCAAAGTTTCGAGCACCCCTCGAAGACGGGCTGGTGGTGTGCAACTGGTTCACCAACGCGCTGTCGGTCTTCCCGGAAGACGAGTTCAACGCACTGGTGAAGAAGATTCGCCCGACGGCCAACCGCTCTGCGCGGCACATGGCTTTCTACCGAATCCTCGTCAGCGGGGCGGACGTGCAACAACTCGATAAGCAGGGACGAATTTCCATTCCATCCGGCCAACGCGGGTACGCGGGTCTCGACAGGGACTGCGTGGTCAACGGGTTGGGCGAGCGCCTCGAAGTATGGGACGCAACTGCATGGGATCGCTACAACGAAGAAAATCTTCCGGCGTTCTCGGAGATGGAAGGCGCGTCGCTCGGTATCGAGTTCTAG
- the rsmH gene encoding 16S rRNA (cytosine(1402)-N(4))-methyltransferase RsmH, whose protein sequence is MLARTIDLFTPAIDAAVNEGRTPVIVDGTLGLGGHSAHLLARFPTLHIIGVDRDTEALDMAARRLTAYSARFTPVHARFDDANAITEAIPDFSADDAGACIDGALLDFGVSSMQLDVPERGFAYSVDAPLDMRMDSTTGMTAADVLNEYSAKDLARILREYGEERFARQIASAIVKRRDTERFRNSAELVELLYATIPAGARRTGGHPAKRTFQALRIEVNAELEAVSGAVVLYLDLVREGGNVIFMSYHSLEDKIVKKELTARTRSTTPADLPVELPGHEAQYRLLTRGAEKASDAEIEGNPRSASVRVRCAERITPRKLPRKDR, encoded by the coding sequence ATGCTCGCGCGAACGATCGACTTGTTCACCCCCGCCATCGATGCCGCGGTGAACGAAGGACGCACTCCGGTGATCGTCGACGGCACACTTGGCCTCGGAGGGCACTCCGCCCACCTTCTGGCTCGATTTCCGACTCTCCACATCATCGGAGTGGACCGGGACACCGAAGCTCTGGACATGGCGGCACGAAGGCTCACGGCGTATTCCGCTCGCTTCACTCCGGTGCACGCTCGATTCGACGACGCCAACGCGATCACCGAGGCGATACCTGACTTCTCGGCTGACGACGCCGGAGCGTGTATCGATGGTGCGCTCCTGGATTTCGGGGTCTCGTCGATGCAGCTAGATGTTCCCGAGCGAGGGTTCGCCTACTCGGTCGACGCGCCACTCGACATGCGGATGGACTCCACCACCGGGATGACGGCCGCCGACGTACTCAATGAGTATTCGGCGAAAGACCTAGCCCGAATCTTGCGCGAGTACGGCGAGGAACGCTTCGCGCGGCAAATCGCGTCCGCCATCGTCAAGCGCCGGGATACCGAACGGTTTAGGAACTCCGCCGAGCTCGTCGAGCTTCTCTACGCCACGATCCCTGCAGGCGCGCGGCGGACCGGAGGGCACCCCGCGAAGCGAACGTTCCAAGCTCTTCGTATCGAGGTCAACGCCGAGCTCGAGGCCGTATCCGGCGCCGTCGTCCTCTACCTCGATCTCGTCCGTGAGGGCGGAAACGTGATCTTCATGTCCTATCACTCCCTCGAAGACAAGATCGTCAAAAAGGAGCTGACGGCCCGAACGCGATCCACGACGCCGGCGGATCTTCCCGTCGAGCTGCCAGGACATGAAGCGCAATACCGACTACTGACCCGCGGGGCCGAAAAGGCCTCCGACGCCGAAATCGAAGGCAACCCACGATCGGCATCGGTGCGTGTGCGCTGCGCCGAACGAATCACTCCACGCAAGCTGCCCAGGAAGGACCGCTGA
- a CDS encoding peptidoglycan D,D-transpeptidase FtsI family protein, whose translation MNGRPPHERAGAQGARKSSSRSAGARTPIRTTSQTDSRFKFLRAIVVLLLVVALAKLLWVQTIGGRELAAQAANQRMVEQVMPATRGEIVDYRGEPIAFTREARSLSIQPSVERDNADERHQTDPEKPDWNQLVDEISDKFAEVLGDKIKRAEIKDKLTSDDGFTYLVRNIDVSEANAITRDFPMVGSERVDIREYPGGSLAANMIGATSSGDNGRLTGLQGLEAQYDDVLGGIDGRRTFDITPDNAVIPGSIRTAEEAVDGGDVELTIDSDLQWYVQRAVQSAKDNSQAGGASAVVLDAETGEVRAMANDNTFNPAIGVGDELKRGADLGNRAVTTPFEPGSVNKIVTAAAAIDMGVTDPEEVHTVPGSIEMAGVTVNDAWEHGPAQYTTTGIFGKSSNVGTLMLADRVGKDPYAEYLKKFGLGQKTGIELEGESEGMVPDRENWLGGTFANLPIGQGLSMTLLQMTSMFQTVANHGERIPPRVVSSVTQPDGTVTDTERPQGEQVVSKDAADTVLDMFRGVTLEGGTGTAAGVEGYQVSGKTGTAQQIDPECSCYSNSNYWITFAGVFPADAPKYVVGIMLDNPVRGVHGDGGQSAAPLFHDIAAWLATRDNIAPSAPGRPLTLEKG comes from the coding sequence ATGAACGGACGACCCCCGCACGAGCGCGCAGGGGCGCAGGGTGCGAGAAAATCGTCGTCTCGTTCCGCAGGTGCCCGCACGCCCATCCGCACGACCTCGCAGACCGACTCTCGATTCAAATTCCTCCGCGCTATCGTCGTGCTTCTGCTCGTCGTCGCATTGGCGAAACTGCTCTGGGTACAGACGATCGGTGGGCGCGAACTGGCGGCCCAAGCCGCGAATCAACGCATGGTCGAACAGGTTATGCCGGCGACGCGAGGCGAAATCGTCGACTACCGCGGCGAACCCATCGCCTTTACCCGTGAGGCCCGCTCGCTGTCCATCCAGCCCTCGGTCGAGCGGGACAACGCTGACGAGCGTCACCAGACCGACCCAGAGAAGCCCGATTGGAATCAGCTTGTCGACGAAATCTCCGACAAGTTCGCGGAGGTGCTCGGGGACAAGATCAAACGTGCGGAAATCAAGGACAAGCTCACGAGCGACGATGGATTCACCTACCTTGTGAGGAATATCGACGTCTCGGAGGCCAATGCGATCACCCGGGATTTCCCGATGGTCGGCAGCGAACGAGTCGATATCCGCGAATACCCCGGCGGTTCACTCGCCGCGAACATGATCGGCGCGACGAGTTCGGGGGACAACGGACGTCTCACCGGGCTCCAGGGACTTGAAGCACAGTATGACGACGTGCTCGGCGGGATCGACGGGCGCCGCACTTTCGACATCACGCCGGACAACGCCGTGATACCGGGCAGTATCCGTACGGCCGAAGAGGCCGTAGACGGTGGCGACGTGGAGCTGACAATCGACTCCGACCTGCAGTGGTACGTCCAGCGCGCCGTACAGAGTGCCAAGGACAATTCTCAGGCCGGCGGCGCTTCCGCCGTCGTTCTCGACGCCGAGACCGGCGAAGTACGTGCGATGGCCAATGACAATACGTTCAACCCGGCGATCGGTGTCGGCGACGAGCTCAAGCGTGGTGCGGACCTCGGCAATCGCGCCGTGACGACCCCGTTCGAGCCGGGCTCGGTGAACAAGATTGTTACCGCAGCGGCGGCAATCGACATGGGAGTCACCGACCCGGAGGAGGTGCACACCGTACCCGGGAGCATCGAGATGGCCGGCGTCACCGTGAATGACGCGTGGGAACACGGGCCGGCGCAATACACCACCACGGGAATCTTCGGTAAGTCCTCCAACGTAGGAACGCTGATGCTCGCCGATCGAGTGGGCAAGGACCCGTATGCCGAGTACCTGAAAAAGTTCGGCCTCGGACAGAAGACCGGCATCGAGCTCGAGGGCGAGTCCGAGGGCATGGTTCCCGACCGTGAGAACTGGCTGGGTGGTACGTTCGCCAACCTCCCGATCGGACAGGGCTTGTCGATGACGCTGCTGCAGATGACCTCAATGTTCCAGACTGTGGCGAATCATGGCGAGCGGATTCCGCCGCGCGTCGTGTCGTCTGTGACACAGCCCGACGGGACGGTCACCGACACCGAGCGCCCACAGGGAGAGCAGGTCGTCTCCAAGGACGCCGCCGACACGGTGCTCGACATGTTCAGAGGCGTCACCCTCGAAGGAGGAACCGGAACGGCCGCTGGCGTCGAGGGTTACCAGGTCTCCGGCAAGACCGGCACGGCGCAGCAGATCGACCCGGAATGCTCGTGTTATTCGAACTCCAACTACTGGATCACCTTTGCCGGTGTGTTCCCTGCGGACGCCCCGAAGTACGTCGTCGGAATCATGCTCGATAACCCTGTGCGCGGCGTACATGGCGACGGCGGTCAGAGCGCGGCACCCCTGTTCCACGACATCGCCGCGTGGCTGGCGACGCGCGACAATATCGCCCCGTCCGCCCCTGGGCGGCCGCTGACACTCGAAAAGGGCTGA
- a CDS encoding UDP-N-acetylmuramoyl-L-alanyl-D-glutamate--2,6-diaminopimelate ligase, with protein MMAGNSRKGRDLRVHDLSELAAVIGCEVQSAAGGEAPANPIVTSATIRAQSAREGTLFVALAGARVHGAQFAGEAVKNGAVAVFTDPEGAKFVAENVGTEFPCITHPAPREVLGALSSAVYDNPSSHVPTVGITGTSGKTTTTYFVEAAFRAAGKVAGLIGTTGSRVAGEPLPSALTTPEAPELQDLLSAMRERGAEAIVAEVSSHALRLGRVDGVRFAVGAFLNLSQDHLDFHPTMDDYFGAKTRLLTTAVDYGSRVLPAKKAVVCIDDEWGVRMAGLRPDAVTVSATPGTDADWTAGGSTPTHGGGQRFSAFREGREYVVELALTGRFNVANALVALAISEQLGLDLDAAAEGLASAHVPGRLEPVHLGQPFRVLVDYAHKPAAVGAVLDSVRASTGGRLAVVLGAGGDRDTAKRPLMGAEAAGKAEYVVVTDDNPRTEDPAAIRAAVVEGAERKLASMPAGSSVVIKEIGDRAAAIRDAIDWALPGDSIVIAGKGHETGQEVAGKVYPFDDRESARESLSERSQFETWQLPDNGVSDQGESK; from the coding sequence ATGATGGCTGGTAATTCGAGAAAGGGACGTGATCTACGCGTGCATGATCTCAGCGAGCTCGCCGCCGTCATCGGTTGCGAAGTTCAGAGTGCGGCCGGGGGCGAGGCGCCCGCAAATCCGATCGTGACGTCGGCGACGATCCGCGCCCAGAGCGCGCGCGAGGGAACGCTGTTCGTCGCATTGGCGGGTGCAAGGGTGCACGGCGCTCAATTTGCCGGCGAGGCCGTCAAGAACGGGGCGGTTGCGGTCTTCACGGACCCCGAGGGTGCGAAATTCGTCGCCGAGAACGTCGGTACCGAATTCCCGTGTATCACCCACCCAGCCCCGCGAGAAGTGCTGGGCGCCCTGTCGTCAGCTGTCTACGACAACCCCTCGAGCCACGTACCGACCGTCGGCATCACCGGCACCTCGGGAAAGACTACGACCACGTACTTCGTGGAAGCAGCGTTCCGCGCCGCAGGAAAAGTCGCCGGCCTCATCGGGACGACCGGATCACGTGTCGCCGGCGAGCCACTGCCCAGTGCCCTCACCACGCCCGAGGCCCCGGAGCTCCAGGATCTGCTGTCGGCGATGCGCGAACGCGGAGCCGAGGCGATCGTGGCGGAGGTATCCAGTCACGCACTTCGCTTGGGACGCGTCGATGGCGTGCGTTTCGCGGTGGGGGCATTCCTCAACCTGTCCCAGGACCACCTCGACTTCCATCCCACGATGGACGATTATTTCGGCGCGAAAACCCGGCTGCTCACCACTGCGGTGGACTACGGTTCTCGCGTTCTTCCCGCAAAGAAGGCCGTCGTCTGCATCGACGACGAATGGGGGGTGAGGATGGCGGGTCTGCGGCCCGACGCGGTTACCGTGTCCGCAACGCCGGGGACCGACGCTGACTGGACGGCTGGGGGGTCGACGCCCACCCACGGAGGCGGTCAACGATTCTCGGCATTCCGAGAGGGCCGCGAGTACGTTGTGGAGCTCGCTTTGACCGGTCGTTTCAACGTGGCCAACGCACTGGTTGCGCTGGCGATCAGTGAACAGCTCGGACTGGACCTCGACGCTGCGGCCGAAGGGCTGGCCTCCGCGCACGTTCCGGGCCGGCTGGAGCCAGTCCACCTCGGACAGCCATTCCGCGTCCTCGTCGACTATGCGCACAAGCCGGCGGCGGTCGGCGCCGTACTCGACAGTGTCCGCGCATCGACCGGCGGACGTCTCGCGGTCGTCCTCGGTGCCGGGGGCGACCGGGATACCGCGAAACGCCCACTGATGGGCGCCGAGGCCGCAGGTAAGGCCGAATACGTCGTGGTTACCGACGATAACCCGCGCACCGAGGACCCGGCTGCGATCCGCGCCGCCGTGGTTGAAGGAGCCGAGCGCAAACTCGCCTCCATGCCAGCGGGGAGCTCCGTCGTCATCAAGGAAATCGGGGACAGAGCCGCGGCCATCCGAGATGCCATCGACTGGGCGCTGCCGGGGGACTCGATCGTGATCGCCGGCAAGGGGCACGAGACCGGCCAAGAGGTGGCAGGTAAGGTCTACCCGTTCGACGATAGGGAATCGGCACGTGAATCGCTGAGCGAACGCTCGCAGTTCGAGACGTGGCAACTCCCGGACAACGGAGTCAGCGACCAGGGAGAGAGTAAGTGA
- a CDS encoding UDP-N-acetylmuramoyl-tripeptide--D-alanyl-D-alanine ligase, whose product MKEMTLRDAAQIVGGRLTDAADPDAVISGTVEFDSRKVRPGGLFLALPGERVDGVDFIPAALEAGAVAALTASEVDAPAIVVPRLAPSETNAMALAADTDGSGAAVLAALGALARANVHQLREHHGLRVVGLTGSAGKTSTKDLIASVLEPAGTVVAPPGSFNNEIGHPWTALRADESTDFLVLELSARAPGNIAALAEIAPLDIGAVLNVGTAHLGEFGSRDVIAQTKGELVEALPASGLAILNADDDKVAAMAARTQARVRTVGLSAAADVYATAVEIDDEARASFVLNLEGETAQVRLKVHGEHQVSNALVAASVAIECGQSLAQVAESLSVATARSSRRMDVQTRADGVTVINDSYNANPDSVKAALRSVAVMARTANPPRPTWAVLGEMGELGDEAITEHDLVGRYLVRLNISHLIVVGLGRPQRALFQGAIQEGSWGAEAEHVESAEDALAILNDRLAPGDVVLVKASQAVGLWTVAESLLEDN is encoded by the coding sequence GTGAAAGAGATGACGCTGCGGGACGCGGCGCAGATCGTGGGCGGACGGCTCACCGACGCGGCCGATCCGGACGCCGTGATTTCCGGAACCGTCGAATTCGACTCCCGAAAGGTCCGGCCCGGGGGGCTGTTTCTGGCTCTTCCCGGTGAGCGCGTCGACGGAGTCGACTTCATCCCCGCTGCTCTCGAAGCGGGCGCCGTCGCCGCGCTGACCGCCTCCGAGGTGGACGCGCCGGCGATCGTCGTCCCACGCCTTGCACCGAGCGAAACCAATGCTATGGCGCTCGCAGCGGACACTGATGGTTCCGGTGCCGCGGTGCTGGCCGCGCTTGGTGCTTTGGCCAGGGCGAACGTTCATCAACTCCGTGAACACCACGGGCTACGAGTGGTCGGGCTCACCGGGTCGGCGGGAAAGACGTCCACCAAGGACCTCATCGCCTCGGTGCTTGAGCCTGCAGGCACCGTCGTCGCTCCTCCCGGCTCGTTCAACAACGAGATCGGCCACCCCTGGACGGCACTTCGTGCGGACGAGTCCACCGATTTCCTCGTGCTCGAGTTGTCCGCCCGCGCCCCGGGGAATATTGCGGCACTCGCGGAGATCGCTCCGCTGGATATCGGCGCAGTACTCAACGTGGGCACGGCCCACCTGGGGGAATTCGGATCCCGCGACGTCATCGCACAAACCAAGGGCGAACTGGTGGAGGCGTTGCCTGCTTCCGGTCTGGCCATTCTCAACGCTGACGATGACAAGGTCGCGGCGATGGCCGCGCGCACGCAGGCACGAGTGCGTACCGTTGGGCTCTCCGCAGCGGCGGACGTTTACGCCACGGCCGTGGAAATCGATGACGAAGCGCGTGCATCGTTCGTGCTCAATCTCGAGGGCGAGACGGCGCAGGTGCGGCTCAAGGTGCACGGCGAGCATCAGGTATCCAACGCCCTGGTAGCGGCGTCCGTCGCGATCGAATGTGGGCAGTCGCTCGCGCAGGTAGCGGAATCCCTGAGCGTTGCGACGGCGCGCTCGTCCCGGCGGATGGACGTACAAACCCGCGCCGACGGCGTCACGGTCATCAACGATTCCTATAACGCCAATCCCGATTCGGTGAAGGCCGCGCTGCGCTCTGTCGCCGTCATGGCTAGGACTGCGAACCCGCCGCGCCCCACCTGGGCAGTGCTTGGGGAGATGGGCGAACTCGGCGACGAAGCCATCACCGAACACGATCTCGTCGGGCGATACCTCGTGCGCCTCAACATCTCGCATCTCATCGTCGTCGGACTGGGCCGGCCTCAGCGCGCACTGTTCCAGGGCGCGATTCAGGAAGGCTCGTGGGGCGCGGAAGCTGAGCACGTGGAGTCCGCCGAGGACGCGCTCGCTATTCTTAACGATCGACTCGCCCCCGGGGACGTCGTTCTGGTCAAGGCCTCACAGGCCGTCGGGCTATGGACGGTGGCCGAGAGCCTGCTGGAGGACAACTAA
- the mraY gene encoding phospho-N-acetylmuramoyl-pentapeptide-transferase, whose translation MTQIIVAGIVAFVVSVFLTPLLIQYFRRFGYGQTIREEGPQSHQAKRGTPTMGGIAIVIGIWAGYIAAGLTGLFTIGGGGFTASGLLVMFLATALGLVGFFDDGLKVVKRHNLGLNKLQKTLGQVTAAILFGILVLFFRNDQGLTPASTNLSFTRDFISISMPAFVFVIFVLILVWSWSNAVNFTDGLDGLASGAVALVMAVYTIISFWQFRYSCVGGDSDNLLGCYTVRDPLDIAVICAAAMGACAGFLWWNAAPAKIFMGDTGSLTLGGIIAGVSVVSQTELLMIVAGSLFVLEIASVVIQVVMFRSTGRRPFRMTPIHHHFELGGWKETTVTIRFWLLTIISCGMALAIFYGEWLAAAAM comes from the coding sequence ATGACGCAAATAATCGTCGCGGGAATCGTCGCCTTCGTGGTGTCGGTTTTCCTGACCCCGCTGCTCATCCAGTATTTTCGCAGGTTCGGATACGGCCAGACAATTCGTGAGGAAGGCCCGCAGAGCCACCAGGCCAAGCGCGGCACGCCCACCATGGGCGGCATCGCCATCGTTATCGGCATCTGGGCCGGCTACATCGCCGCAGGTCTCACCGGTCTCTTCACCATCGGCGGGGGCGGGTTCACCGCGTCCGGCCTGCTCGTGATGTTTCTGGCCACCGCGCTCGGCCTCGTCGGATTCTTCGACGACGGGCTCAAGGTCGTCAAGCGTCATAACCTCGGCCTGAACAAGCTGCAAAAGACCTTGGGCCAGGTCACCGCGGCGATCCTGTTCGGCATTCTCGTACTGTTCTTCCGCAACGACCAGGGCCTGACGCCCGCATCGACGAACCTGTCGTTCACGCGCGACTTCATCTCGATCTCGATGCCCGCGTTCGTGTTCGTGATCTTCGTCCTCATCCTCGTCTGGTCATGGTCGAATGCGGTGAACTTCACCGACGGGCTCGACGGACTCGCCAGCGGCGCGGTCGCCCTCGTCATGGCCGTGTACACGATCATCTCGTTCTGGCAATTCCGGTATTCCTGCGTCGGTGGCGACTCCGATAATCTCCTCGGCTGCTACACCGTCCGCGACCCGCTCGACATCGCGGTGATCTGCGCGGCTGCCATGGGTGCCTGCGCCGGGTTTCTGTGGTGGAACGCGGCGCCGGCGAAGATCTTCATGGGCGACACGGGCTCGCTCACCCTCGGCGGCATCATCGCCGGCGTGTCCGTCGTCTCGCAGACCGAGCTACTGATGATCGTCGCGGGCTCACTGTTCGTTCTGGAGATCGCTTCGGTGGTTATCCAGGTGGTCATGTTCCGCAGCACAGGGCGCCGTCCGTTCCGGATGACCCCAATCCACCACCACTTCGAGCTCGGCGGATGGAAGGAAACCACCGTCACGATCCGTTTCTGGCTGCTCACGATCATCTCGTGCGGCATGGCGCTGGCGATCTTCTACGGGGAGTGGTTGGCCGCCGCGGCAATGTAG
- the murD gene encoding UDP-N-acetylmuramoyl-L-alanine--D-glutamate ligase gives MAINRASEILGSKVLVAGAGVSGPGAVRLILRLGGQVTVADGRPEALDALRDTVVLSEGDSARELITTVSVDAAETLVAASGAVDLVVTSPGWRPDSPLLLAAAAAGIPVWGDVELSWLADQEGCFGAPRTWLAVTGTNGKTTTTAMLADMLTGGGLAASACGNIGVPVPDALLADPRVDYLAAELSSFQLHWAPSCRPHVGVVLNIAEDHLDWHGSLAAYTAAKAQVLTGDVAVVGADDAAAAALLADAPAATRVSVTVAKPNSGQLGIVDGSLVDRAFADDVGGPTGEGSAFYEADRVRPAGAAGQTDALAAAAMARAVGVSHRDIAAALDGFEVAAHRAAEVATIDEIAYVNDSKATNPHAARTSLLAGGMRVWIAGGLLKGASVDELVAEVAPVLRGVVLIGRDRAEIAAALSRHAPQVHVVELPSGDDNDTSEAAPERDSQSVMDSAVRTAAELARPGDTVLLAPAAASMDMFTNYGHRGDSFVAAVAALEGEEDR, from the coding sequence ATGGCTATCAACCGCGCGTCCGAGATTTTGGGATCAAAGGTGCTCGTCGCCGGCGCTGGTGTCTCCGGCCCCGGGGCCGTCCGCCTCATCCTTCGGCTGGGCGGACAGGTCACCGTCGCCGACGGGCGCCCCGAGGCGCTTGATGCGCTTCGCGACACCGTCGTCCTGAGCGAGGGTGATTCCGCCCGCGAGTTGATCACGACCGTGAGTGTCGACGCCGCCGAAACGCTCGTCGCCGCTTCGGGGGCGGTAGACCTCGTCGTCACCTCTCCCGGATGGCGACCGGATTCCCCGCTGCTTCTGGCTGCTGCTGCGGCAGGGATCCCAGTGTGGGGCGACGTCGAGCTATCCTGGCTTGCTGACCAGGAAGGCTGCTTCGGTGCGCCCCGCACCTGGCTCGCTGTGACGGGAACCAACGGCAAGACCACGACCACGGCGATGCTCGCCGACATGCTCACCGGCGGCGGCCTGGCCGCGTCGGCGTGCGGGAACATCGGGGTTCCGGTGCCCGATGCGCTCCTCGCCGATCCGCGTGTGGACTACCTGGCGGCCGAACTCAGTTCCTTTCAGCTGCACTGGGCGCCGTCATGCAGGCCCCACGTCGGCGTGGTGCTCAATATTGCCGAGGATCACCTCGACTGGCACGGCTCCCTTGCCGCGTACACGGCCGCCAAGGCGCAGGTCCTCACCGGGGACGTCGCGGTCGTGGGCGCCGACGATGCGGCGGCCGCAGCCCTCCTCGCCGATGCCCCAGCGGCCACACGCGTGTCCGTGACGGTCGCGAAGCCGAACTCTGGGCAATTGGGAATCGTCGACGGCTCTCTCGTCGATCGGGCATTCGCCGACGACGTCGGCGGGCCCACGGGCGAGGGTTCGGCCTTCTACGAGGCAGACCGAGTCCGTCCCGCAGGCGCGGCCGGACAGACCGACGCACTCGCGGCGGCGGCCATGGCGCGAGCGGTCGGCGTCTCCCACCGCGACATCGCCGCCGCCCTGGACGGCTTCGAGGTGGCGGCGCACCGCGCCGCGGAGGTCGCCACGATTGATGAGATCGCCTACGTCAACGATTCGAAGGCCACCAATCCCCACGCCGCGCGCACCTCGCTGCTCGCCGGGGGGATGCGCGTGTGGATCGCTGGCGGCCTGCTCAAGGGCGCCAGCGTCGACGAGCTCGTCGCCGAGGTCGCCCCCGTACTCCGCGGCGTGGTGCTCATCGGCCGTGACAGAGCTGAGATTGCGGCGGCGTTGTCCCGACACGCGCCGCAGGTCCACGTAGTTGAGCTCCCTTCGGGGGACGATAACGACACATCGGAAGCCGCACCGGAGCGCGACTCGCAGTCCGTGATGGACTCCGCTGTGCGTACCGCCGCCGAACTCGCTCGGCCGGGCGACACAGTGCTGTTGGCGCCGGCCGCCGCGTCGATGGACATGTTTACCAATTACGGGCATCGCGGGGACAGCTTCGTCGCTGCCGTCGCGGCCCTTGAAGGCGAGGAAGACCGATGA
- the ftsW gene encoding putative lipid II flippase FtsW, whose translation MTKSAVEPTRGGDGTGAESGLQAAWRALVNRFSGPTASFHLVLGITMLLVAIGLVMVQSSSSVRAFAETSSPYYYLIRQGILVAVGLVAFYCALRIRFSTLKKLVTPFLIVALVLLAAVLIPGIGSEVNGSRGWIQLGGFAIQPAEIGRLAVILWVASVLAPRIRTASLRDYFWPAAIAPILVGGLVLVAPDMGMATAIVIAYVVLIFLAGFPWKPLLAFLSLLAIAFVVFASMFAYRMSRVQVYFDTLKGNLEETGAAGYQTYQGMMSLAEGGIFGQGLGQSSAKWYYLPEASNDFIFAIIGEELGWIGATFVVALYVGLAMVGVRIATRSVDPFRRLVAGAVATTISLQAFINIGYVVGLLPVTGIQLPLISYGGSSAVVTLASLGLLANCARHEPEAISDYQSRVGGKRHWWSLPAPQPYTPEPLVKPAGQPGRSSTSGRRYGEPVQSPRARYESVPVVREGQMNRAMTGRTSRPAREHERRQETMRGAPQRREQPQQAPRAGERRGQLRSVPRNGGAPSTAPRQAQPKRQGNQPPRGGQRGYRARGNG comes from the coding sequence ATGACGAAATCGGCGGTCGAACCCACGCGGGGCGGCGACGGCACAGGCGCCGAAAGCGGTCTACAAGCCGCTTGGCGCGCGCTGGTCAACCGCTTCAGCGGCCCCACGGCGTCTTTCCACCTCGTCCTCGGCATCACGATGCTCCTGGTCGCCATCGGACTGGTCATGGTGCAGTCCTCATCGAGCGTGCGGGCGTTCGCAGAGACCTCGAGCCCGTACTACTACCTGATCCGCCAGGGAATCCTTGTCGCCGTCGGTCTCGTGGCGTTCTACTGCGCGCTGAGGATCCGGTTCAGCACCCTGAAGAAGCTCGTGACGCCTTTCCTGATCGTCGCGCTCGTCTTGCTGGCGGCGGTGCTCATCCCGGGCATCGGTAGCGAGGTCAACGGTTCGCGCGGCTGGATCCAGCTCGGCGGGTTCGCGATCCAGCCGGCCGAGATCGGCCGACTCGCCGTGATCCTGTGGGTCGCGAGTGTGCTCGCGCCGCGTATCCGCACCGCTTCGTTGCGCGACTACTTCTGGCCTGCCGCGATCGCGCCGATTCTCGTCGGCGGACTCGTGCTCGTCGCTCCGGATATGGGCATGGCTACCGCGATCGTCATCGCCTACGTCGTGCTCATCTTCCTCGCGGGATTCCCATGGAAGCCGCTGCTGGCGTTTCTGTCGCTACTCGCCATCGCCTTCGTGGTGTTTGCCTCGATGTTCGCTTACCGGATGTCTCGCGTGCAGGTTTACTTCGACACCCTCAAGGGCAACCTCGAAGAAACCGGAGCCGCAGGCTATCAGACCTATCAGGGGATGATGTCGCTGGCGGAAGGCGGAATCTTCGGACAGGGACTGGGACAGTCCTCGGCGAAGTGGTATTACCTGCCCGAGGCGTCCAACGACTTCATCTTCGCGATCATCGGCGAGGAGCTGGGCTGGATCGGTGCGACCTTCGTGGTGGCCCTCTACGTCGGCCTGGCGATGGTCGGCGTGCGCATCGCGACACGATCGGTCGACCCGTTCCGCCGACTCGTCGCCGGTGCCGTCGCCACGACGATCTCCCTGCAGGCATTCATCAATATCGGCTATGTCGTCGGCCTGCTGCCGGTGACGGGTATCCAGCTCCCGCTCATCTCGTACGGTGGTTCGTCGGCCGTGGTGACGCTCGCGTCGCTCGGCCTGCTGGCGAACTGTGCTCGCCACGAGCCCGAGGCGATCTCCGATTACCAGTCCCGCGTCGGTGGCAAACGTCACTGGTGGTCGCTTCCCGCGCCGCAGCCGTACACTCCGGAACCGCTGGTGAAGCCAGCGGGGCAGCCGGGGCGGTCGTCCACTTCGGGACGGCGTTACGGCGAGCCGGTGCAGAGTCCGCGGGCACGCTACGAATCCGTGCCGGTCGTTCGTGAGGGACAGATGAATCGCGCGATGACGGGGCGCACCTCTCGCCCTGCGCGGGAGCACGAACGGCGTCAGGAAACGATGCGCGGAGCGCCGCAGCGCAGAGAACAGCCGCAGCAGGCGCCCAGGGCAGGCGAGCGGCGCGGCCAGCTGCGCAGCGTGCCCCGCAACGGCGGCGCGCCGAGCACAGCGCCCAGACAGGCGCAACCCAAACGACAGGGCAACCAGCCGCCGCGCGGCGGGCAGCGCGGATATCGGGCAAGGGGGAACGGGTGA